The DNA window TCGAATATagttttaattcatttatgcACTCGATATagttttaattcatttatgcACTCCTCTACTCGAGTGCTACTGAACCATCAACTAATAAGAAAACAACCATTTTGCAGCACTGAAAAATCTGGAGAAAAATGTGCAGAGAGGTCCAcagaatgagaaaaaaaaaaaagaagaagcaatAATTAGAACATGTGAACATGGAAGATCCTATTGATCATGATTCACTTTACAAACTTAATAAATCTGTTCATATTTgcttcaaataataatataattaatacaaaaatgtttcttcttgtctttaattaaattcaaataaataatttcatttctatATATGGAAATGGTCGATCTAGGAGGAGCTTTTAGAGGAAGCTATAATAATGGAAACAAACATAGAAAAACAACCAATTTGAATGCACCACACCAGCAAAACAAGACAGAAGAAACTAAGCAGAACCCAACATGAAGAGATGAAGATCACCTGGAACAGCAAGACAAATAGCTTTCTGATTGCTTCGATCCACCGTCCTTGACGAGGCTCACCCGGTTGACCGATAATTCTGCTTTGTAGGTATCTGAGTTCAGGACCTTCCTGCTCACATTGTTGTATATTTCTCGGATCACTATCTCGAAAGCCTTTTTAACATTCGTTGAGTCTAAAGCAGACGTTTCCATGAAGAAGAACCCTTCGGCTTCTGCAAGACTCGTGCCTTCCTCGACAGTCACGTCCCTAATGTTCTCCAAGTCGCATTTGTTTCCAACTAGCATCCTGGCCACTGTGGTATCGGAATGAGCTGCATAATGATTCGAATCAAAACTCTGATCATTTAAGCAACTTGATAGCATAAATTCATCATTAAAAATGGGAAAGAACAACAACTCTAAGAAATATACAGTGGAACAGACAGATAACTTTGTGCCCACTATATCACAGTCGGGTCATCTACCGGAATTAAGATACCAATTACCATCCTAAAAGTTGATGGTTCGACCCATCTCTCTTATCACGAGATGTTATTTTCATGATACTACAAACTCGCTTCACCACAATGGGAAACAGCAAATTTGATTCTCGGATGAAAATTTGCATCAAATTCATATCTACCCAAGGTCTGCATCAACAACTATCCACCCATACCATAAACCAAGATTTATGTTAAATACAATAGAAAGTGTCAAGAGTTTAGGGAGGAAaccaaatatttcaaaagtaCAAGGACCCAAGAGAGCAAGTGTCAAGAGTTTAGGGTTCAAAATAGGATTTAAACCAGCATGTTCTCAACTACAAGGTGAGGCTATGAGGGGATAGCATCATTAGCATCATTAGCATCATTAGCAGCATTGAGTAATTTCATTTCCATGAAAGGAACTGAACTTTCGATCAAAATGGCATACTCAAAGcaactgaaaattttaatataatcagTCATATAGGAATGAATACATCTAAATTATGAGCAATTACTCAAAGGACGTCTAAACCAGAAGTTTTATAAGATCTCAAGTGACAGTACAGATTCATTGATCAATCTGAAAAGCCAAATAGGTGAAATATGAGTTGGTAAGTTCTACATATTGATTTTAATCAGCTATGCTAAGAAGTAGTTTTATTGGCATTGAATTGTGAGTTGCCGACACCAACATTTGAAACTCGAGAGAATCAAAGCTTGAAAATGTGAGAGTAATTTGAAATCTGAGAACGAAATATAGATATTTCCGATTACAGTTTTGAAAGCAATATCGAATTGGATGCTAATAAGTGTAATTTTCAGGGGAAATGAAGAAGCTAAATCCGACAAACAGAAATTCATTACAAAGTCGGTAGTAATTTTTCAGAGAAAATACGATACAGGACTAGATCTGGATTATTGCAAAGTTCAAGAATCAAGACCTGCAATCTCTTTCATATGATGTTGTTAGTCCAAGTAATTGAACGAAATCTTTTAGAGGATGTAACGAGCCTAGGTCAGTATGGAATAAAATACAGCAGCGAACAGGAAATGAAATCACTCCCAACAAAATTCGAAAAAGAGAAGAGTTCAGATCTATACATCTCAACTAAAATGGCAGAGCAAGAACaacatcaaaagaaaaaggtaagtCTGAGTAAGGCACTCACTCTTGAGCTCATCGAGCCATCGGCCGACACTATCGAAAGTGGAACGGCGGCTAATATCGTAAACGATGAGAGCACCGACGGCGCCGCGGTAATAGGCAGAGGTGACGGCGCGAAACCGTTCCTGGCCGGCAGTATCCCAAATCTGAGCCTTAACCTCTTTGCCATCAATATCCATAACCTGAGTCTGGAATTCAACGCCGATGGTGGCCTTGGAATGGAGATTGAACTCGTTTCTAGCATAACGAGACAACAAATTGGATTTACCAACCGCCGAGTCTCCGATGATGACGATCTTGAAGAGATACTCCTCACCTCCTTCATCGTCCGACGACGACATTGCGTAGGCTTCGATTGTGCGCGTTTGTccctctctgtttcttctgaTTCCTTCTAGGGATTCGGGGGTTCGATTATCGAGATTgtggaaggaaggaaggaaggaaggaagaggaTGGAGTTGGGAAGATGTGACAGCAAgcttttagagagagaaaaagaagagcaaTAATGGAATGGAATGGCGGAGGTTGAAGAAGCAGAGCTGGCAGAGAGACAAACTGCGCATGTAGCGCTAGTGGTAGTGCCTTCCCTCCACCATCTCTTtcagattatatatatatgtatatatgtatgtatgtatgtatatgtatatatgtatatatatgtatgtatatatgtatatatatatatatgtatgtatatatgcatgtgtatatgtatgtatgtatgtatatatgtatgtatgtataaaatattggacaattttcaattattttagtattttttttttctcttaaattttaaattttatttaaaaatgtggagaataataaaatagaaattgacCGTACGATTGATTTAAccgaacaaaaaaacataagtGATGTCATTTTCAATGTTGCTCACGAGAATTAacaatcttaattttttttatatattgataaataatattaaatgtgtattttaataatatttaaaaaaattaagaaagtattaaaatgtatttaaaaaaataaaaacttttatcattaaacaATCACGTTCTagataaacttaaatttacattttttttcttttttactaaAACATTGGTTgtaaaaaaagattaagaagaagaataaaattaaaacaacaaacGAGCGTGTATaagaaagacaaaaataaGTTTGTCTATTATCAGAATGAGAAAGCAACGAAAGTAAAGAGCTAAACATAAGAATAAGTATGTCGTTAACATTCCAACACGGATTTTACAAGCTCGAGTTTTCAAACTTCATCGAACGCCTTCATAAACTAAACTTATGAGCTAAACATTCTCGAAAAGACGATCaataattgaatgaaaattacgagagtcaaaattattttacattaaaaaaaaaaattaagcttatgattccaattaaaatttgagacCTACTTCCTTTATgtacaaacaaataaaaagggCAAAATTTGAGGTACCATTCATTCCAACTCTCATTAATTCCAAATGTTATAAGCATTCTTTGTTTCCACAGGTGCAACTCTCAGCTTCTTTGTTAAGCATCtgaaaaaacaacaaaattaaaaactcgaatattaaatattatgcGTATTTTATCGAACGAACCGATTATAGTTCATAGAAACTGTATAAGGATTTAGGGTTCTAACTCAGCTCAACCCACTTCTCGTTTTAACGAAAAAATGGTAGGATATTGTAATGACAGATTTGAGGCTTGATGACCCCGACATTCCCATGCAACGTGGTTACGTTACTTACTTCTTgcttttaagagtgaaaactattctcacaaaccaacacgagtcattccaacatattttgtcctcactcatgCATACTAGAAAAATTTCTAAGAGATCAcctaacataaaattgctTCAAATGGATCACGCTTACCTATGAAGTTTATATGATTGAACCACAAAAAACGAACGTGCACCTTATTGTTAAAGGTAATAACTTAATTGATTtgaattaataagaaaatgataaatagcaagattttggattgaattttgagattatgacaaatttaatcttataatTAATTGGTATAAGATTAACTTTTAGAACGGACCTGAATTTGATGTTGAAGACCTTTGATATGTTGCACGGCTAAGTCTAACATGTCTGAGTAGCTTGTTTGCTGCAATAATACAACAAAACAATCATATACAatagagaaaattttgttttcactcaAGTTTTTTTACTAAACTCAAACGAGTTcatccaacataaaattgtttcAAGCTAAACacgttaattttgaaattcttataattgagTCACCGAATACGAAATACGTCTCAAACCCATGTCCAAGAATTAGATAAGGATTTGAAATCAAGATTCCGCACCTATATGCCACGACATTCCCCGGGATTGATATAGTCATGTTACTTATTCCCTGCTTCTAAGCATTTCTTAGCTATCCTATCCCACAGatctttttcattcaaatgtggtctcggttcattcatgtactcctATTCTCACGATCATTCCCATTCTTAAAACGTTCTCATTCAGACGTGGTCTCGATTCTAAAATAcctaagaatttttttattaggtggaagggtaaaagaaaagaacgcTAAAATTTCGAGGTCTTGAAGTTTACCTTATCCATGTTGGGAACAAGGTCTTGaagtttcttcaattttccactgattctcgttctcctctcctgTAGAAGCACTATAATTAAGTCGAGGAATTCATGCAAAGTTCATAACACGCGCAATGCACGTAAAATTTAGACTAACCCGTTCGGCGATACTACGAGGATGAGTGGCACAACCACGCTTAGCTCGAATCTTACAAGGAGCTGAGTGTTCAGGGATATGAAGCAGCCTCTCCACAGTTGCCATTTCTAGAGTTGTCTGCGGCATACTAAACTGAAAATTACGCAAATAAGGCCAACCATCAACAAGTTCATAATCACTCAACACTACAAAGACGAGCTAACTTAAATGAATAGATAAACGATAATCGAATTTAAGTCTACCTGGGACTCGAGGGTGGTGAAGAACTCCGCGTCGGGATGGTGCCGGGAAGTTTTAGCATGAGGGGCACCAAAGACAATGGAGTTATTGGAAGTGTCCCAAGAAGAGTCCATGCCAAAGGTAGAGGGGGTAAGGCCATTGCCAGAGGAATTGGCTGCCTCTATAAAGCTTTCACTCATTTCAGAGATTTGAGAAAGTGAATCTTGGCCGTTCATTCTCACTTGGGACTTCAGTCTTCCTATGCCATTCCCACCACCTCCCATTGTCAATGAAAACCCTCCTGTTTTTTCCACCCAcgttcttataaagaatatattcTCGACTTTATGTTAAAAAGTAGAATAATAGTATCTTTAATTAGAGAATAGTTGTACTAGCTCAAGTCCACAAGAGCCCGACACTAGagggtgtgccagtaaggacgctaggtgtcacaatcgcactttaatggcagcggacttgcaattctgcggcactcacttcctagtaacaagtgagttaagcttattcgttcttgcgtcgcctatggccaagcgacgtatgctcgaacCTTTGGCTccgattcaagaagaaagttttagaaaacggaggcagagagatttcgaaagagagttttgaaagcaagatttgagaaattggaaaTTGCAATTCTGCGGTACTCACTTGCTAgtaacaagtgagttaagcttattcgttcttgcgtcgcctacggccaagcgacgtatgctcgagcctttggctccgattcaagaagaaagttttagaaaacggaggcagagagatttcgaaagagagttttgaaagcaagatttgagaaattggaaaTTGCAATTCTGCCGCACTCACTTCCTAgtaacaagtgagttaagcttattcgttcttgcgtcgcctacggccaagcgacgtatgctcgagcctttggctccgattcaagaagaaagttttagaaaacggaggcagagagatttcgaaagagagttttgaaagcaagatttgagaaattggaaattgtgttatatgggaatgtaagcaaaaaggcaacaacaacagcttactgcatataactattgagtaggaagaagttgacaactagtcatatgtCCCTACCGTACATTTTGGGACATTTTATCCCTTGCATGTGTAGACACGATTTTGGTGAACAGTCATGCACCCTCATACTAACCCAATATAGAATGGTAAAAACGTATCTAGGATgaaaagcatgtaaaaggggtttgggaCGGGCATGCAACCATGGACAACCAAGATCGGGATATCTTTCATGCAGATGCAGCCATTgacaacacgtcttggacatgcatgaccgtgacacaaGACTCCTAAGGAAGGTGGATTCTGAGATCTCACAtggattggagagagaaatgagtgtCAACGAAGACACTAGGTTTCGAAGgtgtgtggattgtgagatctcacgtccgAAGAAACTTTCTTTGtaaaggtatgaaaacctctatTTATGAGAAAAAGTCCGAAAAGCAAAGAtactaaagaagacaatatttgatagcCGTGGGTCgtaattttataaacaaattaaaagaatcacaaaatatatatatatatataaatatacaaagGCCCACTGGAATCTAATCCAGTCAAGCATGTCGTATAAAATATCTAGTTCCTCAATTTGTGGACCATACTATTTCTAGTACTACAATaacatcaaaatattttataataattcatatatatatatatatatatatatatatataaatcaagTGAggataatttgatttttacccaaataattataacgttaattcttaataaataaaaataaaaataatatcaatacCTTTTaagtcaataaaaaattattaattctttatttttcaacaaaattcaatacaaaagataattaaatgaTATCGACGATTAAAGACAGAACATCGTAAactactttttaaaatcttcaatcaaatgaaaatgaaaaatcgaCGAATTGAATGAAACAAAACCTACCGACCCAATCTAACCCGACGGGACTAGACCAAGGTTTTGTACCATAGTTTTAAAAGCTTTTCCTAGAATCATCCGTAGTGAATCATTTCccaattaaatcaataatgGATTACATTTCcactattattaaaataatgctCGAAAACAACGGCACTACTTAAAACTGCAATGGGCACCGAAACTACATGTCGGCTTTCAGCCATCTAAGGAtcggaaaataaaaaaataaataataaattaaacgcAAATTGACATCATCATGCAATTGCGATGCTCACAGCATCTTGCACGTGACTTATGACCTGGatttaaaggaaaataatacacttttttaattaaaaatatatacaaaaataattataaataaataccaataaatttgaaatatagtggacctaaaaaaatagttaattaaacTCAATTTAAAAGTCCGTGTGGGATACGGTTTAAGAGCAGGGAGGCTAATTTGGTCATTTTGAAAAGTTGAGGGGTATATTTTCGTGAACTAGGGGAAGAATATAGTCAACGGTTGAGAAGAAACGCGGTGAAAACCACGCGCCGGTAAAGACGGGAAcaaaattagagagagagagagagagtgagagtgTACCGTTTCGTTCGGCGACGGAGAGATGGCTGAGGAATCCAGCCGGCGAGCTTTTCTGGCGAACTAACGGCGAAGAGGAAGAGGATTGACCACCATTGCTATTGAAATTTCTAGCCGTCGAGAAATCGCCTAGGGCTAAATCATG is part of the Cucurbita pepo subsp. pepo cultivar mu-cu-16 chromosome LG03, ASM280686v2, whole genome shotgun sequence genome and encodes:
- the LOC111790579 gene encoding ras-related protein RABA5d-like; the protein is MSSSDDEGGEEYLFKIVIIGDSAVGKSNLLSRYARNEFNLHSKATIGVEFQTQVMDIDGKEVKAQIWDTAGQERFRAVTSAYYRGAVGALIVYDISRRSTFDSVGRWLDELKTHSDTTVARMLVGNKCDLENIRDVTVEEGTSLAEAEGFFFMETSALDSTNVKKAFEIVIREIYNNVSRKVLNSDTYKAELSVNRVSLVKDGGSKQSESYLSCCSR
- the LOC111789937 gene encoding transcription factor bHLH128-like, with the protein product MYQSNSSSSSSQKFMASANAGVGSGGGGGGGGGGGGGLTRYGSAPGSLLTSAVDSVIGSRHPDSVSSLHTPPSFSGHYFSSADSSLKSSSSTAPAARSYGIHDLALGDFSTARNFNSNGGQSSSSSPLVRQKSSPAGFLSHLSVAERNGGFSLTMGGGGNGIGRLKSQVRMNGQDSLSQISEMSESFIEAANSSGNGLTPSTFGMDSSWDTSNNSIVFGAPHAKTSRHHPDAEFFTTLESQFSMPQTTLEMATVERLLHIPEHSAPCKIRAKRGCATHPRSIAERERRTRISGKLKKLQDLVPNMDKQTSYSDMLDLAVQHIKGLQHQIQMLNKEAESCTCGNKECL